The proteins below come from a single Synechococcus sp. WH 8101 genomic window:
- a CDS encoding histidine kinase, translating to MAASSEAPTHTGVDHASTGSERSKAAPFLRALPWRRWPFARLFLITASLLGCQVIAASQRPLSAAAILLADGPARARVSFLQGLQLGDAAVRACGLQPVSVDWRTLPWDSDPGSAFPSGMAPPLLVAPFAADLRAFAQLAETTDSRVLLPFQRGTSLQGLKALESGTRFSPLLPSRDTDLRALAQDAIRRGWTRMVVVSDPGTMEADAAAPFISLVQGEGGQVLSYTDALVQEVDPVDPDRLRLLAQDLAWLAPDALVMAAPPQGRLAEALRRAQRDGAFAPAAPAWIWPLSSDQVTELKEQPWPQLALRRPAVGPGWENFAHRFQERYGQQPDQLAGAGYDTARLLALASVAPAPVSSEGTRDPLGWMDPGASSLPLCEAIVRRRTGQAVRLEGVSSGLDLRPAQAPSGEALTRLIATQ from the coding sequence CGGCTGTTCCTGATCACGGCCAGTCTGCTGGGCTGTCAGGTGATTGCGGCCAGTCAGCGGCCCCTCTCCGCAGCTGCGATCCTGCTGGCGGATGGTCCGGCTCGAGCCAGGGTCTCCTTCCTCCAAGGTCTTCAGCTCGGTGATGCGGCCGTGCGGGCCTGTGGCCTGCAGCCCGTCAGCGTCGACTGGCGCACGCTGCCCTGGGACAGCGACCCCGGCTCAGCGTTCCCTTCCGGCATGGCACCGCCGTTGCTGGTGGCTCCTTTCGCTGCCGATTTGCGTGCCTTCGCTCAGCTGGCGGAGACTACCGACAGCCGGGTGCTGCTGCCCTTCCAGAGGGGAACCTCACTGCAGGGCCTCAAAGCCCTTGAGTCCGGCACCAGATTCTCGCCCCTGCTGCCTTCACGCGACACCGATCTGCGGGCTCTCGCTCAGGACGCCATCCGTCGGGGTTGGACCCGGATGGTGGTGGTGAGCGATCCGGGCACCATGGAGGCGGATGCTGCCGCCCCCTTCATCAGCCTGGTGCAAGGAGAAGGGGGTCAGGTGCTCTCCTACACCGATGCGTTGGTTCAGGAGGTGGACCCTGTTGATCCCGACCGCCTGCGACTGCTGGCGCAGGACCTGGCCTGGTTGGCGCCTGATGCCCTGGTGATGGCAGCGCCTCCCCAGGGACGGTTGGCCGAGGCGCTCCGCCGTGCTCAGCGCGATGGTGCCTTCGCTCCGGCCGCTCCCGCCTGGATCTGGCCGCTCTCTTCCGATCAGGTCACGGAGCTGAAGGAGCAGCCCTGGCCCCAGCTGGCCCTGCGCCGGCCCGCCGTCGGTCCGGGCTGGGAGAACTTTGCCCATCGCTTTCAGGAGCGTTACGGACAGCAACCCGATCAGCTAGCCGGAGCCGGTTACGACACCGCTCGCCTGCTGGCGCTGGCCTCGGTGGCCCCCGCTCCTGTGTCCTCGGAAGGCACCCGTGATCCCCTTGGCTGGATGGATCCAGGCGCCTCATCCCTGCCGCTCTGTGAGGCGATCGTGCGCCGACGAACCGGCCAGGCTGTGCGTCTGGAGGGGGTGAGCAGCGGCCTTGATCTTCGGCCTGCCCAGGCACCTTCAGGGGAGGCTCTCACTCGCCTCATCGCCACTCAGTAA
- a CDS encoding NAD(P)/FAD-dependent oxidoreductase, translating into MLRLSEVRLPLDHGPEDLEAAILRRLRVPPEQLIRHRLVKRSIDARRRDRIQLIYSVDVEVRGESALRRRHRGDQRIRLAPETTYRPVAQAPAGFPHRIEQRPVVVGAGPCGYFAALVLAQMGFRPLLLERGQPVRQRTADTFAFWRGTASLKPESNVQFGEGGAGTFSDGKLYSQVSDPEHYGRKVLEELVACGANSEILTVHRPHIGTFKLATVVRGLRARVEALGGEVRFGAKVEELQLEPLPEPRADGRVQRLVGLSLADGTTVPCRQLLLAPGHSARDTFDMLDRIGVAMDAKPFAVGLRIEHPQPLIDQARWGAQAGHLRLGAAEYKLVHHASNGRCVYSFCMCPGGLVVGATSEAGRVVTNGMSQHTRNERNANSGLVVPVDAEELTAFARYAGDPLAGVAFQRALEERAFLLGGGDHSAPVQRLDDFLADRPSTSLGTIEPSYQPGTRPADLRSALPAPMIEALQEAIPRFAARLEGYDHPDAVLTGVETRTSSPVRLPRDSSFESINTLGLTPAGEGAGYAGGILSAAIDGIRAAEAVALRILAAETG; encoded by the coding sequence GTGCTGCGGTTGAGCGAAGTTCGGCTCCCCCTCGATCACGGGCCCGAAGATCTGGAGGCGGCGATTCTGCGCAGGTTGCGTGTGCCTCCGGAGCAATTGATTCGCCACCGCCTGGTGAAACGCAGCATCGATGCGCGTCGTCGCGACCGCATCCAGCTGATCTACAGCGTGGATGTGGAGGTGCGTGGGGAGAGTGCGCTGCGCCGTCGGCATCGCGGTGATCAGCGCATCCGGTTGGCGCCTGAAACCACTTACCGCCCGGTGGCACAGGCGCCAGCCGGATTCCCGCACCGGATCGAGCAGCGCCCTGTGGTGGTGGGGGCTGGCCCCTGCGGCTATTTCGCTGCCCTGGTGCTGGCCCAGATGGGCTTCAGGCCTCTCCTGCTGGAGCGCGGCCAGCCGGTGCGCCAACGCACCGCCGATACGTTCGCGTTCTGGAGGGGAACGGCGTCTCTCAAGCCGGAATCGAACGTGCAGTTCGGTGAGGGCGGAGCCGGCACCTTCTCCGATGGCAAGCTTTACAGCCAGGTGAGCGATCCGGAGCATTACGGACGCAAGGTGCTGGAGGAGCTGGTGGCGTGCGGGGCCAATTCCGAGATCCTCACGGTGCATCGGCCCCATATCGGCACCTTCAAGCTCGCCACCGTCGTGCGGGGGCTGCGAGCCAGGGTGGAAGCGCTCGGTGGTGAGGTGCGCTTCGGAGCCAAGGTGGAGGAGCTCCAGCTCGAGCCCCTGCCGGAGCCCCGAGCCGATGGCAGGGTTCAGCGCCTGGTGGGCCTGAGCCTGGCCGATGGCACGACCGTTCCCTGTCGCCAGTTGCTGCTCGCCCCTGGTCACTCGGCGCGCGACACCTTCGACATGCTGGATCGGATCGGCGTGGCGATGGACGCCAAACCGTTCGCCGTCGGCCTACGGATCGAACACCCCCAGCCCTTGATCGATCAGGCCCGCTGGGGAGCGCAGGCGGGCCATCTGCGGCTGGGTGCGGCGGAATACAAGCTGGTTCACCACGCCAGCAACGGACGTTGCGTCTACAGCTTCTGCATGTGCCCCGGGGGCCTGGTGGTCGGAGCTACCAGCGAGGCCGGTCGAGTGGTCACCAACGGCATGAGTCAGCACACCCGTAATGAGCGCAATGCCAACAGTGGTCTGGTGGTGCCGGTGGATGCGGAGGAACTGACCGCTTTCGCCAGATATGCCGGCGATCCGCTTGCCGGTGTGGCGTTTCAGCGTGCGCTCGAGGAGCGGGCCTTTCTCCTCGGCGGTGGCGATCACAGCGCTCCTGTGCAACGCCTGGACGACTTCCTCGCCGATCGGCCCTCGACCAGCCTGGGCACGATTGAACCGTCGTATCAACCGGGAACCAGGCCCGCTGATCTGCGCAGTGCCCTCCCGGCGCCGATGATTGAAGCTCTGCAGGAGGCCATCCCTCGGTTCGCCGCGCGCCTGGAGGGGTATGACCATCCGGATGCTGTGCTCACCGGCGTGGAGACCCGCACCTCATCTCCCGTGCGGCTGCCTCGCGATTCAAGTTTCGAATCGATCAACACCCTGGGGCTCACACCCGCGGGGGAGGGGGCTGGTTACGCCGGCGGCATCCTGTCGGCAGCCATTGATGGCATCCGCGCTGCGGAGGCGGTGGCGTTGCGGATTCTCGCAGCTGAGACGGGCTGA
- a CDS encoding Tab2/Atab2 family RNA-binding protein, producing MITAEPASSDGSADSRSSRQADWELDFYSRPILEADGKKRWELLITGSPDRSGRPPFRYERRCPAGEVNSTWLASALRDALDLALSEGWSPPQRLRCWRSAMRTMVQRAGTELGLEVRPSRRTYALIDWLAQREREVYPAEEGFMAGPLAPSPAPTPTPALPLPEAVRGDAWSWASLPLGSLRDAEDWPLGFHDLLPIPDALAADHPVPGLRLFSRSRALALAGWLGGLEPVRLRVEGCQLVLDAGQDDAWLVTDLEPEAAHTTRRELDTAREQIGGLQFIAVQTTPETPRFEGFWMLRDQPEP from the coding sequence ATGATCACGGCCGAACCCGCCTCCAGTGATGGCAGCGCCGATTCCCGAAGCAGCCGCCAGGCCGATTGGGAGCTCGACTTCTACTCACGTCCGATCCTGGAGGCCGATGGCAAAAAACGCTGGGAGCTGCTCATCACGGGCAGTCCCGATCGTTCCGGCCGCCCCCCCTTCCGCTATGAGCGTCGCTGCCCTGCAGGAGAGGTGAATTCCACCTGGCTGGCCTCAGCCCTCCGGGACGCGCTTGATCTTGCCCTGAGTGAAGGATGGTCACCACCGCAACGGCTGCGTTGCTGGCGCAGTGCCATGCGCACCATGGTGCAGCGGGCCGGAACAGAACTTGGTCTGGAAGTCCGCCCCAGTCGGCGCACCTATGCCCTGATCGACTGGCTGGCCCAGCGGGAACGGGAGGTGTACCCGGCTGAAGAGGGCTTCATGGCCGGGCCTCTGGCACCCTCACCGGCGCCGACCCCCACCCCAGCACTCCCCCTGCCGGAAGCGGTGCGCGGCGATGCCTGGAGCTGGGCCTCGCTGCCTCTCGGCAGCCTTCGCGACGCCGAAGACTGGCCCCTGGGCTTCCACGACCTGCTGCCGATCCCCGATGCTCTGGCAGCGGATCACCCCGTGCCCGGGCTTCGCTTGTTCAGCCGCAGCCGCGCCCTCGCCCTGGCGGGTTGGCTTGGTGGCCTGGAACCCGTTCGCCTGCGGGTGGAGGGCTGCCAGCTGGTGCTCGACGCCGGGCAGGACGACGCCTGGCTGGTGACGGACCTCGAGCCTGAGGCCGCCCACACCACACGGCGTGAGCTGGACACGGCACGGGAGCAGATCGGTGGTCTGCAATTCATCGCTGTGCAGACCACGCCTGAAACCCCTCGGTTTGAGGGGTTCTGGATGCTGCGGGATCAACCGGAACCATGA
- the pgeF gene encoding peptidoglycan editing factor PgeF, which yields MTGLSSDPLAQPDSRFNLLQGWTWIGCYGGYYLSADLLQEQGFEHGFFTRRWQGRDPDALAAYVSAGVSVHRPQQVHGALVLEASKAKGPPWPAADGLVSDRGSQSLWVCGADCTPVLIADPGHGHVAACHAGWRGVAAGILPEAISRLEQRGAQREQLVVALGPAVSGPRYQVALDVAQQVLASVPVDHQAGIVSDDPEPGRCRLDIRQAATAQLIGEGLQPQHISRCPLCTVSEPELFHSWRRDQVKAVQWSGIVSQAAS from the coding sequence ATGACCGGGCTGAGCAGCGATCCGTTGGCCCAGCCCGACAGCCGCTTCAACCTGCTCCAGGGGTGGACCTGGATCGGCTGCTATGGCGGCTACTACCTCAGCGCCGACCTATTGCAGGAGCAGGGGTTTGAGCATGGCTTCTTTACCCGCCGCTGGCAGGGACGGGACCCCGATGCCCTGGCGGCCTATGTGTCGGCCGGCGTCAGCGTGCATCGTCCGCAACAGGTGCATGGCGCCTTGGTGCTAGAGGCCTCCAAGGCCAAGGGGCCACCCTGGCCCGCTGCCGACGGTCTGGTGAGTGATCGGGGAAGCCAGAGCCTCTGGGTCTGTGGCGCCGACTGCACCCCGGTACTAATCGCCGATCCAGGCCATGGCCATGTGGCCGCCTGCCATGCCGGCTGGCGTGGGGTGGCCGCCGGCATCCTGCCCGAGGCCATCAGCCGACTGGAGCAACGTGGTGCCCAGCGGGAGCAGCTGGTGGTGGCCCTGGGCCCGGCAGTGAGCGGTCCCCGTTACCAGGTGGCCCTCGATGTCGCCCAGCAGGTGCTGGCCAGCGTGCCTGTGGATCACCAGGCCGGCATCGTGTCGGACGACCCGGAACCCGGGCGCTGTCGCCTCGACATCCGCCAAGCCGCCACGGCCCAGTTGATCGGCGAGGGACTGCAACCTCAACACATCAGTCGCTGCCCGCTCTGCACCGTCAGCGAACCGGAGTTGTTCCACTCCTGGCGCCGGGATCAGGTGAAGGCGGTCCAATGGAGTGGCATCGTCTCCCAGGCCGCCAGCTGA